The Candidatus Rokuibacteriota bacterium sequence GGCGCTCTGGCTTCCCTCCTCCTGTAGGCGACGCGCCGACCATGCCCGTAAACCTCCTTGCGCTGGTCGCCACAACCGCGGTGGTCACCTTTGCGCTCCGCTATGTCCCGGTGACGGTGCTCCACCGACGGGAGCTTCCTGGGCCGCTCCAGAGGGTCCTCGGCAATCTCCCGCTGGCGATCTTGTCGGCCCTCATCTGTCAGTGGACGTTCTTGAGGGACGGCCATCTCGATTGGGGTGTGTCGAACTTCTACCTCTTCGGGTTCCTGGGGGCCATTCTGCTGTCGGTCCTCACCCGGAATCTGGCGGCATCCGTGTTCGGCAGTGTCGGGATCGTCGCTGCACTCACCGTTCTCTTCGGTCCGCGATGACTGCGGGACGGCCATCGCAGAAACCGTCGGCAGGGCTTGATCGCCGCGAGCCGAGCCGCTACACTCGAGGCAACCGGCCGCGCTGTTCGAGGAGGCTCCCGTGCCCGCCCGGCGTCCCGCAGTGCTCTTCCAGATCCACAACCGCCGCGGCCTGGGCCATCTCATGCGTGGCCTCAACATCGCGCGGGAGATCCGCGCGCTGGCGCCGGACGGCGAGGTCGTCTTCTACACCCGCAGCGAGGCCGCCGCCGAGTTCCGGCCTCCT is a genomic window containing:
- a CDS encoding AzlD domain-containing protein, giving the protein MPVNLLALVATTAVVTFALRYVPVTVLHRRELPGPLQRVLGNLPLAILSALICQWTFLRDGHLDWGVSNFYLFGFLGAILLSVLTRNLAASVFGSVGIVAALTVLFGPR